From Chloroflexota bacterium, a single genomic window includes:
- a CDS encoding DUF86 domain-containing protein, with translation MPLDKDSAALLDVARAARLVLAFKGDMTKDAFMDDYKTQSAIMHQLLIVGEAVKRLTPEFRAAHPDIPWPLMAGMRNNLIHAYDSVDLGEVWKTAQDDIPALLKLLEPLLPVEDED, from the coding sequence ATGCCGCTCGACAAAGATAGCGCCGCCTTGTTGGATGTGGCTCGCGCGGCGCGCCTCGTGCTGGCCTTCAAAGGCGACATGACCAAAGACGCCTTTATGGACGACTACAAGACGCAGTCGGCGATCATGCACCAGTTGCTAATTGTCGGCGAAGCTGTGAAGCGCCTGACGCCAGAATTCCGCGCGGCCCACCCGGACATTCCGTGGCCGCTCATGGCCGGAATGCGCAACAACCTCATTCATGCTTACGACAGCGTTGACCTGGGTGAAGTGTGGAAGACGGCACAAGATGATATTCCTGCGCTTCTGAAACTGCTGGAACCATTGCTTCCTGTGGAAGACGAAGACTGA
- a CDS encoding nucleotidyltransferase domain-containing protein, translating to MLDVSNRLLTRIAPVSAESLAEYCRRWLVAELALFGSVLRDDFGPESDVDVLVTFAPDADWSLFDHVKMAEELKALFKREVDLVSRRAVEHSQNWIRRRSILNSAQVVYAARQR from the coding sequence ATGCTGGATGTCTCTAACAGGCTGTTGACTCGGATCGCGCCGGTGTCGGCAGAATCGCTGGCCGAGTATTGCCGCCGCTGGCTGGTGGCTGAACTGGCGCTGTTCGGCTCGGTTTTGCGCGACGACTTTGGGCCGGAGAGCGACGTGGACGTGCTGGTAACCTTTGCGCCCGATGCCGATTGGAGTCTGTTCGATCACGTGAAAATGGCGGAGGAGTTGAAAGCGTTGTTCAAGCGAGAGGTTGACCTGGTCAGCCGCCGGGCCGTCGAGCATAGTCAAAATTGGATCCGGCGCAGAAGTATCCTGAACAGCGCCCAGGTGGTGTATGCCGCTCGACAAAGATAG
- the fabF gene encoding beta-ketoacyl-ACP synthase II, with the protein MLKTKVVVTGLGAVSPLGLDVETTWAAAAGGKSGVGPITRFDASHHETKFAAEVKGFDPEALFGRKDARRMDRFTQYAVAATGQAIQDAGLQVTDSNRDRIGIFIGTGIGGIGTVLSEVETLREKGPRRVSPFLVPMMLPDSAAGQVAITFGLRGPNLAIVTACATGTNAVGEAYKTIQRGGADVMVAGGTEAAILSLVIAGFNVMTALSTRNDDPTRASRPFDKNRDGFVAGEGAATLILESESHAKARGARIYGEVLGYGLTDDAFHISAPAENGAGAARCMKLALDDAGLDPKQIDYLNAHGTSTQLNDKSETAAVKTVFGEAAYDLPISSTKSMHGHLLGAAGALEAVICLKALNAGFIPPTLNYETPDPNCDLNYVPNTGRAKAMRTAMSNSFGFGGHNASIIFGKNGGA; encoded by the coding sequence CTGTTGAAAACGAAAGTCGTCGTCACCGGCCTCGGTGCGGTTAGCCCGCTGGGCCTGGACGTAGAAACCACCTGGGCCGCCGCCGCCGGCGGCAAATCCGGCGTCGGCCCCATCACCCGCTTCGACGCCAGCCACCACGAAACCAAATTCGCCGCCGAAGTCAAAGGCTTCGACCCCGAAGCTCTCTTTGGCCGCAAAGATGCGCGCCGCATGGATCGCTTCACCCAGTACGCCGTCGCCGCCACCGGTCAGGCCATCCAAGACGCAGGCCTGCAAGTGACCGACAGCAACCGTGACCGCATCGGCATCTTCATCGGCACCGGCATCGGCGGCATCGGCACGGTCTTGAGTGAGGTCGAGACTCTGCGCGAGAAAGGCCCGCGCCGCGTCAGCCCCTTCCTCGTTCCCATGATGTTGCCCGACTCCGCCGCCGGGCAGGTCGCCATCACCTTCGGCCTGCGCGGCCCCAACCTGGCCATCGTCACCGCCTGCGCCACCGGCACCAACGCCGTCGGCGAAGCTTACAAGACGATCCAGCGCGGCGGCGCGGATGTCATGGTGGCCGGTGGAACCGAGGCCGCCATCCTCAGCCTGGTCATCGCCGGGTTCAACGTCATGACCGCCCTCTCCACCCGCAACGACGACCCGACCCGCGCCTCGCGCCCCTTCGACAAAAACCGGGACGGCTTTGTGGCCGGCGAGGGCGCGGCCACCCTCATTCTCGAATCCGAGAGTCACGCCAAAGCGCGCGGCGCGCGAATTTATGGCGAAGTGCTGGGCTACGGCCTCACCGACGACGCCTTCCACATCTCGGCCCCGGCGGAGAACGGCGCGGGCGCGGCGCGTTGCATGAAGCTGGCGCTGGATGATGCCGGACTCGACCCGAAGCAAATTGATTACCTCAACGCGCACGGCACTTCGACTCAACTCAACGACAAGTCGGAGACCGCCGCCGTCAAAACCGTCTTCGGGGAAGCCGCCTACGATCTCCCCATCTCCTCCACCAAGTCCATGCACGGACACCTGCTGGGAGCCGCCGGGGCGCTGGAAGCCGTCATCTGCCTCAAAGCCCTCAACGCCGGATTCATCCCCCCCACCCTCAACTACGAAACACCCGACCCCAACTGCGACCTGAACTACGTGCCCAACACTGGCCGGGCTAAAGCCATGCGCACCGCCATGTCCAACTCGTTCGGCTTCGGCGGGCACAACGCATCCATCATCTTCGGCAAGAACGGAGGCGCTTGA
- a CDS encoding ketoacyl-ACP synthase III: MAGSNGNGHRPSENGRNGRPPAKPGPKPARYAHITGWGMAVPERVMTNDDIARIVDTNDEWIQSRTGIKQRRIADSKETTTSLAILASRRALEVADLSPEDIGLIIVATCTPEYAFPSTASLVQDAIGATKAGAFDLSAACTGFIYAVNMAADAIKCGTAQVALVIGAETLSRVVDWEDRGTCILFGDGAGAFVLQGSETPGGVLSGMMRSDGSGGSSLSLVSSGYIRPPGVGHLLNQKIQMNGREVFRFATRVMNSITREVVAEAGLTLEDINLIIPHQANRRIIEAAARGLELPEEKFFINVDRYGNTSTASIPIAMCEAGARSPFTGT; encoded by the coding sequence ATGGCAGGCAGTAACGGAAACGGACACCGCCCTTCAGAGAATGGACGGAACGGGCGGCCCCCGGCCAAGCCCGGCCCCAAACCGGCGCGCTACGCCCACATTACCGGCTGGGGCATGGCCGTGCCGGAACGGGTGATGACCAACGACGACATCGCCCGCATCGTAGATACCAACGACGAGTGGATTCAGTCTCGCACCGGCATCAAACAACGCCGCATCGCCGACAGCAAAGAGACCACCACATCGCTGGCAATCCTGGCCTCCCGGCGCGCCCTGGAAGTGGCCGACCTCTCGCCCGAAGACATCGGCCTGATCATCGTCGCCACCTGCACCCCCGAATACGCCTTCCCCTCCACCGCCTCGCTGGTGCAAGATGCCATCGGCGCAACAAAGGCCGGAGCGTTTGACCTCTCGGCGGCCTGCACCGGTTTCATCTACGCCGTCAACATGGCCGCCGACGCCATCAAGTGCGGCACGGCCCAAGTCGCCCTCGTCATCGGCGCAGAAACTTTGTCGCGCGTGGTGGACTGGGAAGACCGCGGCACCTGCATTCTCTTCGGCGACGGCGCGGGCGCATTCGTCCTGCAAGGCTCGGAGACGCCGGGCGGTGTGCTATCAGGCATGATGCGCTCCGATGGATCGGGCGGCAGTTCGCTCTCGCTGGTTTCGTCCGGCTACATTCGCCCGCCGGGCGTCGGCCATTTGCTCAATCAGAAGATTCAAATGAATGGCCGCGAAGTGTTCCGCTTCGCCACCCGGGTCATGAACTCGATCACCCGCGAGGTGGTGGCCGAGGCCGGGCTGACTCTGGAAGACATCAACCTGATCATCCCGCACCAGGCCAACCGGCGCATCATCGAAGCGGCGGCGCGCGGCCTGGAACTACCCGAAGAGAAGTTCTTCATCAACGTGGATCGCTACGGCAACACCTCGACGGCTTCCATCCCGATTGCCATGTGTGAGGCGGGTGCCCGCTCGCCATTCACTGGGACGTGA